One Vitis riparia cultivar Riparia Gloire de Montpellier isolate 1030 chromosome 4, EGFV_Vit.rip_1.0, whole genome shotgun sequence genomic window carries:
- the LOC117913679 gene encoding 40S ribosomal protein S5, translating to MAAVAVSDDEKKPTEVKLFNRWSFDEVQIGDMSLLDYVAVNPAKHATYVPHTAGRYSVKRFRKAQCPIVERLTNSLMMHGRNNGKKLMAVRIMKHAMEIIHLLTDQNPIQVIVDAVINSGPREDATRIGSAGVVRRQAVDISPLRRVNQAIYLLTTGARESAFRNIKTIAECLADELINAAKGSSNSYAIKKKDEIERVAKANR from the exons ATGGCAGCCGTTGCCGTGAGTGACGATGAGAAGAAGCCCACCGAAGTGAAGCTCTTCAACCGCTGGAGCTTCGACGAAGTCCAG ATTGGAGACATGTCTTTGCTGGACTACGTCGCTGTGAATCCAGCTAAGCATGCTACCTATGTCCCCCACACAGCTGGCAGGTACTCTGTCAAGCGGTTCAGAAAAGCCCAATGCCCAATTGTGGAGAGGCTCACAAATTCTCTGATGATGCACGGGCGGAACAATGGAAAGAAGCTGATGGCTGTTAGGATTATGAAACATGCCATGGAAATTATTCACTTGTTGACTGATCAGAATCCCATCCAAGTTATTGTTGATGCTGTCATCAACAG TGGACCAAGAGAAGATGCAACACGTATTGGCTCTGCTGGTGTTGTTAGACGTCAAGCTGTTGATATCTCTCCTTTGAGGCGTGTCAATCAAGCTATTTATCTGCTCACTACTGGTGCTCGCGAGTCTGCATTCAGGAACATCAAGACAATAGCTGAATGCTTGGCCGATGAACTCATTAACGCGGCAAAGGGTTCATCCAACAG CTACGCCATCAAGAAAAAGGATGAGATTGAGCGAGTTGCCAAGGCTAACCGTTGA